A window of Maioricimonas rarisocia genomic DNA:
GCCATCCTCGACCAGTTCCCCCAGGACCTCCCGTCGTTCGTTTCTCAAGGTGACCGGCAGTGCCCTGTTTCTCGGTGGCGTTGCGCCGGCGGTTCTCGGTGCCGATGACAAGGCCGACGCAAGGGCGCCCGTCATCGGCGAAGGGGACTTTCGGTACGAGTGCATCCACGGCTGGGGGCAGGTGCCGAAGAAGATCATCTGGAAGAATACGCACGGCGTCACGATCGACCGCGACGGCTTCGTCTACATCAAGCATCAGGCGAACGCGAAGGCTCCCTGCGATACCGTCGTTGTCTTCGATCCCGATGGAAATTACGTTCGCTCGTTCGGTGCCGAGTTCGCCGGTGGTGGCCACGGCATCGACATCCGCGAGGAAGAGGGTGAGCAGTTCCTGTACCTCTCGGACACGTTCAACCGGCAGGTCGTCAAGTGCGACCTCAATGGAGAATGGGTCTGGAAGATCCGCTATCCGCGGGAGCCGGAGGTGTACGACGCGCTCAACCGCTTCCGGCCGACGAACGTCTGCTTCGGCAGGGACGGCGACTTCTACGTCGGTGACGGGTATGGCTCGCATTACATCCACCACTACGATCGACACGCGCGGTGGCTGCGAAGCTGGGGCGGCAATGGTGCCGGGGCAGGGGAGATGAAGACGCCGCACGGCCAGTGGCTCGATGACCGTCCCGGCCGTGAACCGTCTCTGGTGATCGCCGACCGGGCCAACGCCCGCCTGCAGTACTTCTCGCTCGAGGGGAAGCCGCTGGAGATCCTGCAGGGTGTGAAGGAGCCGGACCAGGTGGGGCCGATGCCGTCGACGTCGGGAGCGGATGGTGTGAGTGTGCCGACGACCGGGGTGAACGGCATCAGCTTTCCTGCCGACATCGACATCCGGGGCGAGTATATGCTGGTCCCGGATCTGCACGCGCGGGTGCTCATCTTCGATGGGAAGAACCAGCTGGTCGCGAACCTGGGTTACGATGCCGACTGGACCGCCCATGTGCTGGACGGGATGAAAGTCCGCCGGCAGCCGTCGCAATGGCAGCCGGGCCGGTTTGTGCATCCGCACGATGCCTGCTTCGACGCACAGGGGAACATTCTCGTGACCGAATGGGTCGACGCCGGTCGCGTGACGTTCATGCGTCGCGTGTGAGGCCGCCTCCGGCGGAAGGAGTCGCAACAGCGCGGTCGTCCTTCCGCATGGCCATCCGGTCGTACAGTTCCCGCAGGCAGAGCCGCAGGTTGCCGGCGTGGTGATCGAACAGTTGCCGCAGCTCCTCCGCGGAGAACGTGCCCGGGGCGAGTTGTTCGACGAGGTCGGCAAACAGTTGCGGCGTCGTATGGCAGTCGATCAGCGTCGGCAGCCGGCCGGGACGATGCGTCGTGATGACCAGCCCCGGCAGGTGCCGCGAGCGCCGCATGAGCCAGTGCCACTGCAGGGGCCCGAGCTGCTCGGCACCGTCCAGCAGCAGCAAGGCATCTTCTGGAATGTCGCGAACTGCCGTGCGGAGGTTCGTCCACGTTGCGGGGTGGTCGGTCAGGTTGAACCGGCAGCGGTGAATGGTGCTGCCGCGCTGTTCGAGATGCGTGGCCAGTTCATCCATCAGCGTCGTCTTGCCGCTGCCGTGCGGACCGACGATCGCGCCGCGGCCGTTCTGCCGCTCGAGCCGATCGAGCAGTTCCTGCCAGCTTCCGGCCAGGAAGCGGTACCGCAGCGTCAGGACGCGCTCGATGCGGAACGGGTTGTCGCGAGCTTTCATTGTTTGCGGCGCGATATCAGGACGACGTCTGCGGCAGCCGGACTTCGTCCCCCTGCGGCGCGATCATGATCTCCTTGCGGGCCGAGGTCCCGTCGGGCAGGGCGACGCACTCCAGACCCCACATCAGCGAGACAAGTCGGCCGGAGAAGCTGTACGGGGCGCGGGGGAGCGTGATGGTCATCTGCCGGTTGCCGGACGCGGTCGGGTGATCGAGACGGACGGTGTGGGCAACGCCCAGATCCATGTCTCCCTTGCCCGCGGTGTGCCAGACGACCCGGACTTCGAGCGCTGCGGGATCTTCGTCGAGTTGCCAGTCGAGGTAGACGTCGATCTCGGCACCGGGGGCGAAGTGTGTCTGCCCGGCAGCGGTTTCAATGCTGATGGAGTTCATGCGGCACCACGGTGAAGGGGAAGGTTTCGTTGACGTCGGGACTGAATGGGATCTCTCCGGTTACCTCGATCGTCCAGACGATCTTGTTATGGTCGGATTCGAAGGAGTGCATGGAGTCCGTGGGAATCCAGACTTCCAGTTCCCCCTCGTACATCTCGAGCGGGTCGTGCGTGTCGAGCAGCACTTCTTCGTGAAACGTGTATTCGTCGGTATGCGTGTCGGTGCCACGGCGGTACGTCGCTTTCTCTTCACCCTTGAGCACGATTTTGAATTGCCGGATGGCACCTGAGTACCCTGCGAACTGCCAGCCGAGCAGCGTGGACGCCCCGAGCGGGATACGGGCCCGATCGACGGAGAGGATCGGCCGCGGGAGGAACAGCGACAGGAAGGCATAGACGATCCAGCAGATCAGCCCGATGCCGACGAGGACGAACGGTGTGAGGAAGAGCGTCAGAAAGATGGGTGTCTTTCCCTGTCGCCATTCGCCGACCACCTGGTACAGAAAGACCGACGTGATGCCGTTCCAGAAGGCCGCGAAGAAGAAGGCCGCGATCAGGCGTCCCAGACGGGACGTTTCCGGCTCAAGCGTGACCGGCCCTTCATGTGGATCCGTCCCTTCGTCGCCGGTGCGGTACTTCCAGCCTTCCGAGGTGGGAGGGGCGGCCGATGCGGTCAGACCGGTGTGGGCCGTCGAACCGGACGTTGACGTGCTGACTTTCGTCCCGACGACGCCGCTGGCAAACAGGACGCCGCCGAGCCCGACCGCCACGAAGATCAGGGGCATCAGTCCGAACAGCATTTCCCAGTGGAATTCGCGACTGAGGACGGCTTCCTGCGGCCAGTGGGGATTGACGTAGCAGACGGTTTCGCGGCCGGGCGGATGCTGACGCACGATCTCCCGCTTGCTGTTGGCACCACCGCTGGAGATCTCGCTGAGGAAGAAGTCGTAGCTCTCGGAGGTGTACTCCTTGTTGTTGAACCGGTAACGGAAGCTGATATCGACGCGATAGGTCGATCCGTCCGAATCGCGATTCTCTTCGACCTCGCTCTTGAGGATCGTGCAGGGCGCTTCGGGCCAGTTCTGTGAGACCGTCAGTTTCCACATCGGCCGGACCAGAAACACGTAGCTGAAACCGAGCCCGGCGATCAGGAACACCGAGAAGAAGGCGACCAGAAAGCAGCCTCCCTTGCGACGCTCGTTGATCGCCTTGTGCGAGAGAGACGTGCGGCTGTCGGAGCGGCTCACGGCTGGATTCCGTAATCGGGAAACAACGGACAGAACGGGGGCGACGGTTCGGCCTGGCGCTGGCGTCAGGTGCAACGGTCAGAGTGGACGTGCGGTTCACAGGATCGTCGATTTCCCTGCGAAACGGCAACCGTCGACGATTGCAGGGGGTTCGGGTATCGTGAGCTTTCGGCAATCTCACCGCCCGATGATTCTTCTCTCAATATCGATCCCCGGGAGTTCCCTCCAATGAGACCGGCCCTGCTATTGGTCCTTCTGCTCGCTGCCCCCGCTGTTGCTCAGGAAAGCAAGCCGCAGCCCGACCGCGAGATCGTCTACAAGACGACCCAGCAGGGACCGCTGAAATTGCATGTGTTCCTTCCGGAAGGGCACCAGGCGACCGACAAGCGGCCGGCCATCGTGTTCTTCTTCGGCGGTGGCTGGGTGGGCGGCTCACCGTCGCAGTTCTACCCGCAGTGCCGGCACCTGGCCGAGCAGGGCATGGTGGCGATCTCGGCCGAGTACCGCGTGCGCAGCAGGCACAAGACAACGCCGTTCGAGTGCGTGGCGGACGGGAAATCGGCGATTCGCTGGGTTCGAAGCCATGCCGACGAGTTGGGCATCGACCCGCAGAAACTGGCGGCCGGCGGTGGCTCGGCCGGGGGACACGTGGCCGCGGCAACCGCGACGGTGCCCGGTCTGGATGACCCGGAGGACGACACCTCGGTTTCGGCCGTTCCCGATGCGCTCGTGCTGTTCAATCCGGTCTACGACAACGGGCCGGAGGGATATGGTTACGATCGCGTGAAGGAACGCTGGCAGGAAATCTCGCCGATGCACAACATCCGCGAGGGGATGCCCCCGGCAATCGTGTTCCTCGGGACGAAGGACAAACTGATCCCGGTGGAGACCGGCAAGGCGTTCGAGAAGAAGATGGAGAACGTCGGCAGCCACAGCGAACTGATGTTGTTCGAAGGGGCCGAGCACGGCTTCTTCAACCCGGGCAAAGGGGACGGCAGCGCGTATCGCGAGACGGTTGCCGCGATGGACCGCTTTCTGACCGAGCTGGGCTTTCTGAAGGCGGCCGAGTAGCGGCCCGCAGGAGCACCGACCGAACCGAACCCGACGAGCAGGGGGAACCGATGACGCGAGAGACCAGCAGCGCAGCACTTTCGATTCTGGCCATCCTGTCTCTTCTGGCGGTTCCGTCCGTCGTCGAGGCGGCCGAGCAGCCCAATATCATCCTCATCAACTGCGATGATCTGGGCTATGCCGACATCGGCTGTTTCGGATCGACGAAGCACCGCACGCCGAACATCGACCGGCTGGCGGCAGAGGGGATGCGGCTGACCAGCTACTACGTCACCAGTGGCGTGTGCAGTCCGTCGCGGGCGTCGCTGATGACCGGCTGCTACCCGCGGCGGGTCGATCTGCATGTCGATCACCAAGGGGGCTGGGTGCTCTTCCCGCGGGGAAAGAAGGGACTCAACCCGAGCGAAGTCACGATGGCCGAGGTCCTCAAGGAGGCCGGGTACGCGACGGCGATCGTCGGAAAGTGGCATCTGGGAGATCAGCCGGAGTTCCTGCCGACCCGGCAGGGCTTCGATCAGTACTTCGGGATTCCGTATTCCAACGATATGGGATGGACCGACCGGAAGGATCGCCGGTACCCACCGCTGCCGGTGCTCCGCAACGAAGAAGTCGTCGACCAGGAGCCGGATCAGCGCTATCTGACGCAGCGATACACAAAGAAAGCGATCGACTTCATCCGGGCCAGGTCCGAGGGACCGTTCTTCCTGTACCTGCCGCACTCGATGCCCCACTGGCCACAGTACGCGAGCGAAGACTTCGCCGGCAGGTCGGCCAACGGCAAGTGGGGGGATGCGGTCGAAGAGATCGACTGGTCCACAGGGCAGATTCTCGAGACGCTGGCCGAACTGGGGATCGAGGACCGCACGCTGGTGCTGTTCATGTCGGACAACGGCGGGGC
This region includes:
- a CDS encoding DUF3592 domain-containing protein, translated to MSRSDSRTSLSHKAINERRKGGCFLVAFFSVFLIAGLGFSYVFLVRPMWKLTVSQNWPEAPCTILKSEVEENRDSDGSTYRVDISFRYRFNNKEYTSESYDFFLSEISSGGANSKREIVRQHPPGRETVCYVNPHWPQEAVLSREFHWEMLFGLMPLIFVAVGLGGVLFASGVVGTKVSTSTSGSTAHTGLTASAAPPTSEGWKYRTGDEGTDPHEGPVTLEPETSRLGRLIAAFFFAAFWNGITSVFLYQVVGEWRQGKTPIFLTLFLTPFVLVGIGLICWIVYAFLSLFLPRPILSVDRARIPLGASTLLGWQFAGYSGAIRQFKIVLKGEEKATYRRGTDTHTDEYTFHEEVLLDTHDPLEMYEGELEVWIPTDSMHSFESDHNKIVWTIEVTGEIPFSPDVNETFPFTVVPHELHQH
- a CDS encoding sulfatase family protein — its product is MTRETSSAALSILAILSLLAVPSVVEAAEQPNIILINCDDLGYADIGCFGSTKHRTPNIDRLAAEGMRLTSYYVTSGVCSPSRASLMTGCYPRRVDLHVDHQGGWVLFPRGKKGLNPSEVTMAEVLKEAGYATAIVGKWHLGDQPEFLPTRQGFDQYFGIPYSNDMGWTDRKDRRYPPLPVLRNEEVVDQEPDQRYLTQRYTKKAIDFIRARSEGPFFLYLPHSMPHWPQYASEDFAGRSANGKWGDAVEEIDWSTGQILETLAELGIEDRTLVLFMSDNGGAVRHGASNKPLRGGKGGTYEGGQRVCCVVRWPGRIPAGATCDELTTSMDLLPTFARLAGGTVPADRTIDGQDIWSLLSGQPGTKTPHEAFFYYWMGTLECVRSGPWKLRVALKRRKSQEPFSPQLFNLSEDIGEATDVAADHPEVVARLQKLAEQAREELGDDGATGSGQRRAGFVEDARALTGADD
- a CDS encoding alpha/beta hydrolase, which encodes MRPALLLVLLLAAPAVAQESKPQPDREIVYKTTQQGPLKLHVFLPEGHQATDKRPAIVFFFGGGWVGGSPSQFYPQCRHLAEQGMVAISAEYRVRSRHKTTPFECVADGKSAIRWVRSHADELGIDPQKLAAGGGSAGGHVAAATATVPGLDDPEDDTSVSAVPDALVLFNPVYDNGPEGYGYDRVKERWQEISPMHNIREGMPPAIVFLGTKDKLIPVETGKAFEKKMENVGSHSELMLFEGAEHGFFNPGKGDGSAYRETVAAMDRFLTELGFLKAAE
- a CDS encoding NHL repeat-containing protein, whose protein sequence is MTLPSSTSSPRTSRRSFLKVTGSALFLGGVAPAVLGADDKADARAPVIGEGDFRYECIHGWGQVPKKIIWKNTHGVTIDRDGFVYIKHQANAKAPCDTVVVFDPDGNYVRSFGAEFAGGGHGIDIREEEGEQFLYLSDTFNRQVVKCDLNGEWVWKIRYPREPEVYDALNRFRPTNVCFGRDGDFYVGDGYGSHYIHHYDRHARWLRSWGGNGAGAGEMKTPHGQWLDDRPGREPSLVIADRANARLQYFSLEGKPLEILQGVKEPDQVGPMPSTSGADGVSVPTTGVNGISFPADIDIRGEYMLVPDLHARVLIFDGKNQLVANLGYDADWTAHVLDGMKVRRQPSQWQPGRFVHPHDACFDAQGNILVTEWVDAGRVTFMRRV
- a CDS encoding ATP-binding protein, which gives rise to MKARDNPFRIERVLTLRYRFLAGSWQELLDRLERQNGRGAIVGPHGSGKTTLMDELATHLEQRGSTIHRCRFNLTDHPATWTNLRTAVRDIPEDALLLLDGAEQLGPLQWHWLMRRSRHLPGLVITTHRPGRLPTLIDCHTTPQLFADLVEQLAPGTFSAEELRQLFDHHAGNLRLCLRELYDRMAMRKDDRAVATPSAGGGLTRDA